The following are encoded in a window of Platichthys flesus chromosome 11, fPlaFle2.1, whole genome shotgun sequence genomic DNA:
- the snip1 gene encoding smad nuclear-interacting protein 1, translating to MFKKMAKEKRHRRRESPERESKVKIKEEKVSPVRPQTSRRSRSRSSSPQRRRTSRSPGKTRERSPKRGSRSPRNRRSPPRAGADVKIKRERDEHRAADGGAGGGACGGGAAGRRRRNDQPEEGRSRWESDRPRERERGGDRHRDREALSSQQAERQQHNERRRENHQRRGENQEQDFGAPDGGGDGADAPPVDKEKPDFGLSGALTEDTNTFRGVVIKYNEPAEARIPKRRWRLYPFKNDEPLPVMYVHRQSAYLLGRQRKIADIPIDHPSCSKQHAVFQYRLVPFTRADGTSGRRVRPYVIDLGSGNGTYLNNQRIESQRYYELKEKDVLKFGFSSREYVLLHETSDTSEVDVKQDEEDEEDEGLDE from the exons ATGTTTAAAAAGATGGCCAAAGAAAAGCGACACCGGAGAAGAGAGTCGCCGGAGCGGGAGAGCAAAGTGAAGataaaggaggagaaagtgagcCCCGTTAGGCCACAGACATCCCGACGCTCCCGGTCCAGATCCTCCAGTCcccagaggaggagaaccagcaG GTCCCCGGGCAAGACGAGGGAGCGCTCCCCGAAAAGAGGCAGCAGATCCCCGAGGAACCGGAGGAGTCCCCCGCGCGCTGGAGCTGATGTCAAAATAAAGCGG GAGCGGGATGAGCATCGGGCTGCTGATGGCGGTGCTGGTGGTGGAGCTTGTGGTGGTGGTGCCGCCGGTCGGAGGAGACGAAACGACCAGCCCGAAGAGGGGCGGAGCCGGTGGGAATCGGACAGACCGCGGGAGAGAGAGCGCGGCGGGGACCGACACCGAGATCGAGAAGCGCTCTCCTCTCAACAAGCCGAGCGACAGCAGCACAACGAGCGGCGCAGGGAAAACCACCAGCGGCGCGGGGAAAACCAGGAGCAAGATTTCGGGGCGCCCGACGGAGGGGGTGACGGTGCAGATGCTCCTCCTGTCGATAAGGAGAAGCCCGACTTTGGACTGTCGGGGGCGCTCACCGAAGATACCAACACATTCCGAGGGGTGGTGATCAAGTACAACGAGCCAGCCGAGGCTCGAATTCCCAAGCGCAGATGGCGACTTTACCCGTTCAAGAATGACGAGCCCCTCCCGGTCATGTACGTTCACAGACAGAGTGCCTATCTGTTGGGGCGGCAGAGAAAAATTGCTGATATCCCCATTGACCATCCCTCGTGCTCCAAGCAACATGCGGTGTTCCAGTATAG acTGGTGCCGTTTACCCGTGCAGATGGGACCTCTGGCCGCAGGGTGAGGCCTTACGTCATTGACCTCGGTTCGGGCAACGGCACCTACCTGAACAACCAGCGCATCGAATCCCAGCGCTACTATGAGCTCAAAGAAAAGGACGTTCTCAAGTTCGGCTTTAGCAGCCGCGAATACGTCCTCCTGCACGAGACCTCAGACACGAGCGAGGTGGACGTCAAGCaggacgaggaagacgaggaagacgagggcCTCGACGAGTGA
- the LOC133965078 gene encoding axonemal dynein light intermediate polypeptide 1-like, producing MIPPTDSLLKYSTPVLISKTTDEKLPKQVRPSRAGPQQSSDSSPVPPPPRSSDSTEDTWKGNEATLDTIFPPREWMVGKQQWLQQVSSIPCTRTDVVRLEELLDTNLQRRQARDTGICPVRRELYTQCFDELIRQVTINCAERGLLLLRIRDEINMSFAVHETLYESSIGFGMRKALQAEQGKADTEKCTADLKNEIQDLNRELNEEKTKCDVIEQREAEKRQVEEKKFTEEIQFLKRTNQQLKNQLEGITPKK from the exons ATGATCCCACCGACAGACTCTCTCCTGAAATACAGCACCCCCGTTCTGATCAGCAAGACCACAGACGAGAAATTACCTAAG CAG GTGCGCCCCTCGAGAGCGGGCCCTCAGCAGTCCAGTGACTCCAGCCCTGTTCCACCTCCACCTAGATCCTCAGATTCTACTGAGGACACCTGGAAGGGAAATGAGGCCACTTTGGACACCATCTTCCCACCAAG AGAATGGATGGTAGGGAAACAACAATGGCTGCAGCAAGTGTCCAGCATTCCTTGTACAAGAACAGATGTCGTACGCCTCGAGGAACTGCTGGACACAAACCTACAGAGGAGGCAGGCCAGAGACACGGGCATCTGTCCCGTTCGCAGGGAGCTCTACACCCAGTGCTTTG ATGAGCTCATCCGACAGGTGACCATCAATTGTGCCGAGAGGGGTCTGCTGCTGTTGCGGATTCGAGATGAGATTAACATGTCCTTTGCTGTCCATGAGACCCTGTATGAGAGCAGCATTGGGTTCGGCATGAGGAAAGCACTGCAGGCCGAGCAGGGCAAAGCTGACACGGAGAAATGC ACTGCTGATCTGAAGAATGAAATTCAAGACCTGAATAGGGAATTGAACGAGGAGAAAACTAAATGTGACGTGATagaacagagagaagctgaaaaGCGGCAGGTGGAAGAGAAGAAGTTCACAGAGGAGATTCAGTTCCTTAAGAGAACCAATCAGCAACTCAAG AACCAGCTGGAAGGGATCACACCGAAAAAAtga
- the LOC133964701 gene encoding axonemal dynein light intermediate polypeptide 1-like → MIPPTDSLLKYNNPVLISKTTDRKSPKARPLRACPQQPIDSCPVPPPPKSNDTDATGKENEATLDTIFPPRKWMVENQQWLQQVSSTPCTRTDVVRLEELLDTNLQQRQARETGICPVRRELYTQCFDELIRQVTINCAERGLLLLRVRDEIKMTIAAHQTLYESSIGFGVRKALQAEQGKADMEKRTADLENDIHDLKRQLNEEKAKCDAIEQRETEKRQVAEKKHTEEIQFLKRTNQQLKAQLETIITSKK, encoded by the exons ATGATCCCACCGACAGACTCTCTCCTGAAATACAACAACCCGGTTCTGATCAGCAAGACCACAGACAGGAAATCACCTAAG GCTCGCCCTTTAAGAGCGTGTCCCCAGCAGCCCATTGACTCCTGCCCTGTTCCACCTCCACCTAAATCCAACGATACTGACGCCACCGGGAAAGAAAATGAGGCCACTCTGGACACCATCTTCCCACCAAG AAAATGGATGGTAGAGAACCAACAATGGCTGCAGCAAGTGTCCAGCACTCCTTGTACCAGAACAGACGTTGTGCGCCTTGAGGAACTGCTGGACACAAACCTGCAGCAGAGGCAGGCCAGAGAGACGGGCATCTGTCCCGTGCGCAGGGAGCTCTACACCCAGTGCTTTG ATGAGCTCATCCGACAGGTGACCATCAATTGCGCGGAGAGGGGTCTGCTGCTGTTGAGGGTTCGAGATGAGATTAAAATGACGATTGCGGCTCACCAGACCCTGTATGAGAGCAGCATCGGGTTCGGCGTGAGGAAAGCACTGCAGGCTGAGCAGGGCAAAGCTGACATGGAGAAACGC ACCGCTGATCTGGAGAACGACATTCACGACCTGAAGAGGCAACTGAACGAAGAGAAAGCTAAATGTGATGCGATagaacagagagaaactgaaaagcGACAGGTGGCGGAAAAGAAGCACACAGAGGAGATTCAGTTTCTAAAGAGAACCAATCAGCAACTCAAG gCCCAGCTGGAAACGATCATCACATCGAAGAAATAA